The DNA sequence TCGTGCCAGCAACGGTCATCGTCAGTGTCGCCAGTATCGGTTTTTCACTCATGTTACTGCGCAATCGGTTCATGCAAAGGCGCGGGACGATTTATCCACACTTTTTGTCGTATACCTTTCTCGTCTTGCTCATGGCGGGTCTGCTATTTTTTGCTTCCGTATTTGAAGCGTTCGTCTCACCGCAGCTCATGCAAGCAGCGATGCCTAACGTGAAAGGGTTTTGGCCGTAGCACCTCGAGCGTCAATGATAATCATTTTTATGTGATACTCTTTTTTATCTGTTTGACTTACCGTTTCTGTCTCCCCTATAATGGAATTAACAGAAGGTGAGGCGGGGAGGGTATTCGATTTTGAAAAAGAGAATTGAAAAAATTAAGCGGCAATTGCATGCGCAAAACTATAAATTGACCCCGCAAAGGGAAGCGACCGTGCAAGTGCTCTTAGAAAATGAAGCCGATCATCTAAGTGCTGAAGACGTGTATTTGTTAGTGAAAGAAAAAGCACCGGAGATTGGCCTAGCGACCGTTTACCGGACGCTCGAACTACTTAGTGACTTGCACATCGTCCATAAACTAAATTTTGGTGACGGCGTGGCGCGATACGAGTTTCGTTCCGAAAATGCCCAGCATCACCACCACCACCTCATATGCCTGAACTGTGGTACTGTCGATGAGATTATGGAAGATTGGTTGGAACCAATTGAAAGACGGGTAGAGAAACAGTTTGATTTTAAAATTTTGGATCACCATTTAATGTTTCACGGTATTTGTCACCAATGCAAAGACAAAGTAAAAAACGTAAAAGAACTTTTGACAAACAAAATCACATAAAGGGCGGCGAAACGAAGGAAGGTCAGTTGGCCTTTCTTTTTTTATAGCTATTCCGGTTTGCGAATGAGCCTGATACAATGAGGAAAGGACGAAATTGTTCATAATGTGTGCGTCAGTAGGGAAAAATGGTTATTAGTATTTTAAAAAATGAAGCAGACGGAGGAAGCAGTATTGGGTAAGCAGTATGTCGTAGGTGTACCGAAGGAATTATTAAATAACGAAAATCGGGTAGCGATGACGCCCGCCGGGGTAGAAGTACTCGTACAAAGTGGACACCGGATTGTGGTCGAACGAGGAGCAGGTGCCGGCAGCGGCTTTACTGACAGCGAGTACGAAGAGGCTGGCGCGGAACTGGTACCAAGTGCCGCTGATGCGTGGCGCGCGGACATCGTGCTTAAAGTGAAGGAGCCGCTACAGGAAGAGTTTGCTTATTTTCGTAAGGGGCTTATTATATTTACATACTTACACTTAGCAGCCGAACCGACCTTAACCGAGTCGCTCGTCGCGCACGGTGTAAGCGCACTGGCGTATGAGACAGTGCAACTTGCGAACGGCTCTTTACCACTATTGACGCCGATGAGTGAAGTAGCGGGGCGCATGGCAGTACAGCTCGGGGCGCGGTATTTAGAGAAACCTCATGGCGGTAGAGGAGTGCTCTTAGGCGGTATTCCCGGCGTTCCACCAGGAAACGTCGTCGTCATTGGCGGGGGCGCGGTCGGGACGAACGCCGCTAAAGTCGCGCTAGGTCTCGGCGCGAACGTGGTGGTTCTCGACGTCAATGCGGAGCGCCTGCGTCAGTTAGAAGATATTCTCGAAGGGCGCATCAATTTAGTCATGTCGAATCGCGCGCACATCGCCGAGGCGGTACGCGCTGCCGATTTACTCGTCGGTGCGGTCTTAATCCCGGGGGCGCGGGCACCGAAGCTCGTCACGGAAGAGATGGTACGCGAGATGTCACCCGGATCGGTTATTGTCGACGTCGCCGTCGACCAAGGAGGAACAATCGAAACAGTCGACCGCGTCACGTCGCACAGTGAGCCGACGTACGTCAAGCACGGTGTCATCCACTATGCGGTGCCAAACATTCCTGGTGCTGTGCCGCGCACGTCGACGATTGCGCTGACGAACGTGACGATGCCGTACGTCGAGCAGCTGCTCGCGCACGGTCTGGAAGCGGCGGTACGAAAAAACGAGGCACTCGCAAAAGGAGTTAACGTGTACGACGGCAGCGTCACATACAAAGCGGTCGCTGACGAACTCGGTATGCCGTACGTGCCCCTCGAACAAAAACTGTCACGCAGCTGACATAGCAGCAGGCGGTATTATATGGTATCGTTATGAATACATTGAAAGTGACGATACAAGCCCGAAAGGAACGAACGTGATGATCGTTTATTTGCGTCACCTGTGGGGTTGGACGAAGCTTTTAATGCTCTTTATAGCGTTTACCCTGATTGGGTATGCAGCCATCAGCGCCCTCGCTGACTGGTTAAAACCGTCGTACCGCTTTGAAGAACCGGGCGGACGGGCGGTAAAAGTTTTTCTCCACGAACGCCCGGTGCAACTCATGCCAGAAATGAACGATTGGGAGAGGTTTAAACTTTTTATGTGGACAGGAGAGTAACCTCTCAGCCATGTGCATCGCGTGAGCTGTAGGTTGACGATCGTACAGCGGCACGGTGGCACTCCTTTTTTTTTGCTTTCTACACACATTTGTTTTCTTTGAGAAGGGGGATCGTATACATGCCAAAATTCGAACGAATCGCCTGTATCGTGTTAGACAGTGTCGGCATTGGCGCCCTCCCAGACGCTCCTGCATTCGGTGACGAAGGTGTCCATACGCTCGGACACATCGCCGAACACCGCGGCGGGCTTAATATGCCAAACTTTGCGAAGCTCGGGTTGGGAAATATTTCCCCGCTCCAAGGCGTCCCGGCAGCGGAACGGCCAGCTGCTTCTTACGGGAAAATGGCGGAGGTATCTGCGGGGAAAGATACGACAGTCGGGCACTGGGAACTGATGGGAATTTTCACGGAAGAGCCGTTTAAAACATACCCGCACGGCTTTCCCAGGGCACTCATCGAGGCGTTTTCCAAGCGGATCGGCCGCGGCGTCCTCGGGAATAAGCCGGCGTCGGGGACAGCGATTATCGACGAATTAGGAAAACAGCACATGGAAACCGGCGACGTCATCGTCTACACGTCGGCGGATAGTGTGTTCCAAATTGCCGCGCACGAAGACGTCGTCCCACTGGAGGAATTGTACGACATCTGTAAAGTCGCCCGCGAATTGACGATGGCGCCACAATTTTCCGTCGTACGCGTCATTGCCCGCCCGTTCGTCGGGAAGCCGGGGGCGTTTGAGCGAACGGCGAACCGACGCGACTACTCCGTGAAACCGCCGGAGCCGACGGTGCTCAATCACTTGAAGGATGCTGGCTTGGACGTCGTATCGATCGGAAAAATATGGGACATCTTTGACGGGGAGGGCATTACGCGCTCGCTAAAGACGAAAGACAACATGGACGGGGTCGATCAACTGATTGCGACGCTCAAACAGCCGTACAACGGCTTTGCCTTTTTGAACCTCGTCGATTTCGACGCGAAATACGGCCACCGGCGCAACCCGGACGGCTATGCCGACGCGCTAGAAGCGGTGGACGAGCGGTTGCCGGAGATTTTAGCGACCGTCGGGGAACGCGATCTGTTATTGATTACGGCAGATCACGGGAATGACCCGACGCATACGGGGACAGACCATACGCGCGAGTACGTGCCGCTACTCGTGTACAACCCGTTACATAAGGAAACGGTGCCGCTCGGTATACGAGAGACGTTCGCCGACCTCGGGGCGACGATTGCCGATAACTTCGGGGTGAAAGCGCCGCGGGGCACGAGCTTTTTGGCGGAACTGCCAACGTTATCACCGTAGGTCCACTCATTTATATGCGTCACTGTATTTTGAATGCGTCACTGTATCGCGGCAATCGAACGCTGTATGCAGCTTGGCTGTATGCTGTCACGCGACATGCCGCTTAACTGCATCTAGTCGAGTGGCATGCGGTGATGTCCATTGATTGAGGAGAGGTGTTTATGTCGTATAAAGAAAAAGTGGCGGAAGCAGCACAGTACATCCAGCAACTCGTACCAGAAAAACCACAAATTGCCCTAATCCTCGGTTCCGGGTTAGGGGTGCTCGCAGAGCAAATCGACAACGAGACGGCAATTCCGTACGAACGCATCCCGCACTTCCCGACGTCGACGGTCGCTGGACACGCGGGACAATTCGTATTCGGCGAGTTGGAAGGGGTACGCGTGGCGGCGATGCAAGGCCGTTTCCACTATTACGAAGGCTATTCGCTGCAAGAAGTGACTTTCCCGTTGCGCGTGATGAAAGCGCTCGGCGTGGAGACGGTGTTTGTGACAAATGCGGCTGGCGGCATTAACGAATCGTTCAACCCGGGCGATTTAATGCTTATTAGCGACCACTTGAACTTTACCTTCCGCAACCCGCTCATCGGGGCGAACGAAGATGAGTGGGGTCCGCGCTTCCCAGACATGTCGGAGCCGTACGACGGGCAGTTGCGCGAGGTAGCGCGGCAAGTCGCGGCGGCAATCGGGATCTCACTTCGCGAAGGGGTATATGCAGGCGTGTTAGGCCCTTGCTATGAAACGCCAGCGGAAATACGCATGCTGCGCACGATCGGCGGCGATGCGGTCGGCATGTCAACTGTACCAGAAGTGATCGTTGCGCGGCACATGGGGCTGCGCGTGCTCGGTATTTCCTGCATTACAAACATGGCCGCCGGCATTTTAGAACAGCCGTTGAACCACGATGAAGTGATGGAAACAGCGGCGCGCGTGCGGGAAACGTTTTTGACACTCGTCAGACAGATCGTGAAAAGAGTCGGGGAGGAGGCGTAACGATGAACACATCTTTGAAGCAAAAAATTGCGGCAGCGGTCGCAAAAATTGAACACACTGCTAAGGTCAAGCCGACTGTCGGTCTCATTCTCGGTTCGGGGCTAGGGGTGTTGGCGGACGAAGTGGAAGATGCCGTACGCATTCCGTATGACCAAATTCCGCATTTTCCTAAATCGACAGTCGAAGGGCACGCCGGGCAACTCGTACTCGGTACGCTCAGCGGCGTCGATGTCGTGCTCATGCAAGGGCGCTTTCATTTTTACGAAGGGTATGAGCAGCGTGAAGTGACGTTTCCCGTCTACGTTATGGCCGCACTAGGTATTCAAACACTCGTCGTCACGAATGCGGCGGGCGGCATGAACGAGCAGTTTGCCGCAGGAGATTTGATGATCATTGACGACCACATTAACTTTACCGGCGCCAACCCGCTCATCGGGGAGAACGACGATACGCTCGGCCCGCGCTTTCCAGACATGTCTGCGGCATACACACCGCGGCTGCGGCAATTGGCGCACGACGTCGCGGCTGCGGAAGACATTCCCGTACAGTCTGGGGTGTACGTCAGCATTAGCGGCCCAACGTACAACACGCCACACGAGCTGATGATGCTCAGAAAGCTCGGCGGCGACGCGGTCGGCATGTCTACTGTGCCGGAAGTGATCGTCGCCCGCTACTTAGGGCTCGACGTGCTCGGCATTACGTGCATTACGGACATGGCGATCGGCGAACAGTTGGAGCCGCTCACGCACGAACAAGTGGTAGAGGTCGCCAACCGCACGCGGCCGCGCTTTATCCAGCTCGTCAAAGCAATATTAGCGAAGGCACAAAGTTGACGGCAGTCGATAAAAAGCATATAAGCTCTATATGAGCAGAAAAACGGCGATTTTCGACATGTTGTCCGGAAATACGCCGTTTTTCTACATAAACCTCCGTTTGCCAAACGGTGGACTTGTTCGATAAGGTGACATGGGAGGGGTGGATTCTTTGAAGAAATGGCTAATCGGCATTGGAGTCGCCATCGTCGTGCTCGGCAT is a window from the Numidum massiliense genome containing:
- the fur gene encoding ferric iron uptake transcriptional regulator, which encodes MKKRIEKIKRQLHAQNYKLTPQREATVQVLLENEADHLSAEDVYLLVKEKAPEIGLATVYRTLELLSDLHIVHKLNFGDGVARYEFRSENAQHHHHHLICLNCGTVDEIMEDWLEPIERRVEKQFDFKILDHHLMFHGICHQCKDKVKNVKELLTNKIT
- the ald gene encoding alanine dehydrogenase, with the protein product MGKQYVVGVPKELLNNENRVAMTPAGVEVLVQSGHRIVVERGAGAGSGFTDSEYEEAGAELVPSAADAWRADIVLKVKEPLQEEFAYFRKGLIIFTYLHLAAEPTLTESLVAHGVSALAYETVQLANGSLPLLTPMSEVAGRMAVQLGARYLEKPHGGRGVLLGGIPGVPPGNVVVIGGGAVGTNAAKVALGLGANVVVLDVNAERLRQLEDILEGRINLVMSNRAHIAEAVRAADLLVGAVLIPGARAPKLVTEEMVREMSPGSVIVDVAVDQGGTIETVDRVTSHSEPTYVKHGVIHYAVPNIPGAVPRTSTIALTNVTMPYVEQLLAHGLEAAVRKNEALAKGVNVYDGSVTYKAVADELGMPYVPLEQKLSRS
- a CDS encoding DUF4227 family protein — its product is MIVYLRHLWGWTKLLMLFIAFTLIGYAAISALADWLKPSYRFEEPGGRAVKVFLHERPVQLMPEMNDWERFKLFMWTGE
- the deoB gene encoding phosphopentomutase gives rise to the protein MPKFERIACIVLDSVGIGALPDAPAFGDEGVHTLGHIAEHRGGLNMPNFAKLGLGNISPLQGVPAAERPAASYGKMAEVSAGKDTTVGHWELMGIFTEEPFKTYPHGFPRALIEAFSKRIGRGVLGNKPASGTAIIDELGKQHMETGDVIVYTSADSVFQIAAHEDVVPLEELYDICKVARELTMAPQFSVVRVIARPFVGKPGAFERTANRRDYSVKPPEPTVLNHLKDAGLDVVSIGKIWDIFDGEGITRSLKTKDNMDGVDQLIATLKQPYNGFAFLNLVDFDAKYGHRRNPDGYADALEAVDERLPEILATVGERDLLLITADHGNDPTHTGTDHTREYVPLLVYNPLHKETVPLGIRETFADLGATIADNFGVKAPRGTSFLAELPTLSP
- a CDS encoding purine-nucleoside phosphorylase, producing the protein MSYKEKVAEAAQYIQQLVPEKPQIALILGSGLGVLAEQIDNETAIPYERIPHFPTSTVAGHAGQFVFGELEGVRVAAMQGRFHYYEGYSLQEVTFPLRVMKALGVETVFVTNAAGGINESFNPGDLMLISDHLNFTFRNPLIGANEDEWGPRFPDMSEPYDGQLREVARQVAAAIGISLREGVYAGVLGPCYETPAEIRMLRTIGGDAVGMSTVPEVIVARHMGLRVLGISCITNMAAGILEQPLNHDEVMETAARVRETFLTLVRQIVKRVGEEA
- a CDS encoding purine-nucleoside phosphorylase, coding for MNTSLKQKIAAAVAKIEHTAKVKPTVGLILGSGLGVLADEVEDAVRIPYDQIPHFPKSTVEGHAGQLVLGTLSGVDVVLMQGRFHFYEGYEQREVTFPVYVMAALGIQTLVVTNAAGGMNEQFAAGDLMIIDDHINFTGANPLIGENDDTLGPRFPDMSAAYTPRLRQLAHDVAAAEDIPVQSGVYVSISGPTYNTPHELMMLRKLGGDAVGMSTVPEVIVARYLGLDVLGITCITDMAIGEQLEPLTHEQVVEVANRTRPRFIQLVKAILAKAQS